A region from the Aegilops tauschii subsp. strangulata cultivar AL8/78 chromosome 5, Aet v6.0, whole genome shotgun sequence genome encodes:
- the LOC109750278 gene encoding uncharacterized protein has product MVQFHRARGKNKKTVTSVDPTSPRQPFLLVFQSPPAGLGGEAKPQSQRHRKEASEREREREMAAQAWKTRFRQRVAEAHARCLIIPGKIGHARAMLARPLRGPVLRSSPIEIAEESLEGAASDLYTAASLLGSATELALRGGATELFLPSNPVRSIRLLPGTAAAQRRACHKLLAARQLAEEAYDAVELCSDLRLGIRCLLDIQRLPGVAELIEAERLRAYNLLANVRKTADGCVWLVAGALEDLRGAVPVRAT; this is encoded by the coding sequence ATGGTTCAGTTCCACCGCGCGCGAGGTAAAAACAAAAAAACCGTTACTTCCGTGGATCCCACCTCGCCACGCCAGCCTTTCCTACTAGTATTTCAGAGCCCGCCGGCCGGCCTCGGAGGCGAAGCGAAACCCCAAAGCCAGCGCCACCGGAAGgaagcgagcgagcgagagagggagagagagatggcGGCGCAGGCGTGGAAGACACGGTTCCGGCAGCGGGTGGCGGAGGCGCACGCCCGCTGCCTTATCATCCCCGGGAAGATAGGCCACGCGCGGGCGATGCTCGCGAGGCCGCTGCGCGGGCCGGTACTGCGCAGCAGTCCCATCGAGATCGCGGAGGAGTCGCTCGAGGGCGCGGCCAGCGATCTCTACACCGCCGCGTCCTTGCTGGGGAGCGCCACGGAGCTCGCGCTACGCGGAGGCGCCACGGAGCTCTTCCTCCCGTCCAACCCGGTGCGCAGCATCCGCCTCCTCCCCGGCACAGCCGCCGCGCAGCGGCGCGCCTGCCACAAGCTCCTGGCTGCCAGGCAGCTCGCCGAAGAAGCGTACGACGCCGTGGAGCTGTGCAGCGACCTCCGGCTGGGGATCCGCTGCCTGCTGGACATCCAGCGTCTCCCCGGCGTGGCCGAGCTCATCGAGGCCGAGCGCCTCAGGGCCTACAACCTCCTCGCGAATGTGAGGAAGACGGCCGACGGTTGCGTCTGGCTGGTCGCCGGCGCCCTCGAGGACCTGAGGGGTGCCGTGCCCGTGCGTGCGACTTGA